A segment of the Lichenicola cladoniae genome:
GATAAAGATCTTTGGGTCCATTCAAACCCGGGAGAGGATTTGTGTCCTGTGGGTGTACTTACAACAGATGGTTATTCTATAGAAAACGATCTGTTTGCAGATGGCGATATAGAAGCACTCTTAGATACAAGAGAGCTTGATCAATATCATTCTGATATCGTAAAGTTTCTTAAATGGTATGCATTAGCAGTGTCAAGGGCTTTGCATGGCAAAGACTCCGCTTTTCGTACCCATCCAGGAAAGGTTCTCGATGATATCGATTTCTATCTAGAACAAACTAAGCTTTCGGAGGGCGAAGCCTACCCTGTTGATCTACTAGATTTTATTAAGACCAATTACAAAAGAGTTCTACGTGGAAAGTCATTAATAGCAATTGCTCAGAGACGGTTTTCCGCGAATGGTCGAGACGTAAAACATAGTACGAAGCAGCTGATAGCATTTGGTGCCTCTCGAAGAGGCGAGAACTTTCGGAGGATTTGTAAACTTATAAGAGGCGAATTGGCTTAAACTAGGAGATTTCGGTGCTGACATAAATGATCAAGTGAAAGCTGTTAATCCAAAACTGCGGGAAACCAGCGACCGCCACGTTGGCGCTTGTAGCCTTCATTAAACGCAAAGACAAACATGCATCTGGTCACTCAGACCGCTGAAGCTTTCCGCGTTAGAACACACCTAGAGGTGGCTGGCCAAATTCGGACAGTCCTATAAGTGGAAAGTCTGCCTGGAAGCGGCGATCATGCCGCGTATCAGGAGAGACCATGACGAAACGGACACGCCGGGCTCATGCTCCGGCTTTCAAAGCGAAAGTGGCGCTGGCTGCCGTCAAGGGCGAGAAGACGCTGGCGGAGTTGGCACAGCAGTATGACGTGCATCCGAACCAGATTACGGCCTGGAAGGCACAACTGATCGAGGGTGTTGCCAGTGTTTTTGCCGCCGGGTCCAGCGGCGCGGAAGTAGTACCTGCCGTAGATTTGAAGGTGCTGCATGCCAAGATTGGCGAGTTGGCGCTGGAGAATGATTTTTTGTCCGGTGCGCTCAGCAAAGCCGGCCTGCTGAGCGCAAAACGATGATCGACCGCGGCCATGATCTGCCGCTGCTGCGGCAGGCTGAGCTGCTCGGGTTCAGCCGTAGCAGCTTCTACTATGAGCCTCGGCCGGTGCCGCAGAAGGAGCTCGCGATCATGCTGCGGATCGACGCGCTGCATCTCGACTATCCGTTCGCGGGCAGCCGGATGCTGCGGGATCTGCTGCGCGGTGAGGGCGTCGTGATCGGGCGCGAACTGGTAGCCACGATGATGCGGCGCATGGGCATCGAGGCGCTGTATCGCCGCCCGAACACCTCCAAGCCGGCACCGGGGCATAGGATCTATCCATATCTCCTGCGCGGCGTGGCGGTCGGGCGGCCGAACCAGGCGTGGGCGATGGACATCACATACATTCCAATGGCGCGCGGATTTATCTACCTGGCGGCTGTTGTGGACTGGTTCACCCGACGGGTCCTGTCATGGTGATTATCGATAACGTTGGAGGTGGATTTTTGCATAGAGGCAGTGGAGGAAGCGCTCGCCAGGCACGGCAAGCCCGAGATTTTCAACACTGATCAGGGCAGTCAATTTACCAGCGCGGCCTTCACCGGCCTGCTGACCGACAACACCATTTCCATCAGCATGGATGGCCGCGGTGCGTGGCGCGACAACGTGTTTGTCGAACGGCTTTGGCGATCGGTCAAATACGAGGAAGTCTATCTGCGGGCTTATGACAGCGTTGGAGAGGCCCGTGCCTGTCTTGACCGCTACCTGACTTTCTACAACACGCGCCGACCACACTCGAGCCTTGACGCTCGCACGCCTGACGATGCCTACTTCAACCACGTGCCGCTGCTGGCGGCATGAATTACAAGGTCGATGCCCGGGCTTGCGGAAGGAAGATATAGCCCAACCGTAACAGATGCCCAGACATCGGCAGACGACCCCTCAATCGGCAGAGGCTCCACTTATAGAAACCGAAACGGTGTCTCGACGAAGCCGGCCACCTCACCTGGGCGCGTTGGCTGGCACTTCATGCGTGACGTGCTAGCCTTAACATCTGCCACGTCTTCCGGACGGCTGGTTTTAGTATCCGTCGCCCAACGTAGGCAGGTTTATATTCCTCAGGACTTAGAAAAATGATAGGCTGCAAAGCACAATCGACGCAGTTGCGATAACATCTGTTACGCGGGTTTAGTAGCCGGCTTCCTTCTGATGCCGGAAGGCCAGCACGAAGACCGCCTCGTCGCCGGGTGCATATTGGTAAAGCGCCACATAGCCGGCCTCACCAAACCCGATCACGAGCTCGCGCAGCTCGGGCTGTTCGTCCAACGGCCGCCCAATCTCCGGCGAGCCCTCCAGGAGAAGGAACTGCCGTTCGATCAGGGATCCGGCACGCCCAGCGGCACGACTGTCCTTCTCCGCCAGGAACTGCCGGCACCGCTCAAGTCCCCGAACCGCACCAGCGGTGACGACTACTCGTGGCACGGTGGCGCGTCAGTCTCTGGGCCGTTCCCCCAGCCCTGAAGCCATGTGCGGGTTTCATCACCGGTCAGATGCTGGCCCGTCTCCTGATACTCAGCCCAGGAGGCCAGTGCCTCCTGCCGGAAGCTCTCCCGGGCTTCCTCACGCTCGACATACTGCTGGATGGCCTCGCGCATGATCCAGTGTGAAGTCCGGCGCTGGCTGGCAGCCAGATGCTGCACGCGGCCTTTGAGAGCATCATCCAACTTGACGGACACGGCCATGCCTATCTCCTTAGGTAGTACCTGTAGCTACCTTAGGAGCAGTGACGAAAGCAGTCCATGATTGATCCTACCCTGTGGAATCTGGCAGAGCCTTGAGTAGTAAGTGGACACCGCCAAGCTCATGAAGCGCCCTGACCTGCTGCTGCCGGATGCGGCCTCGCTGCTGGTTCTAGGCGAGCTGGGATTGCTCGACCTGCTTCCTTCCATGGCGAACCGGTTGGTGCTCGTCGACCTGGTGCAGATGGATCTCGAGCACCGAGCGCCTGATATTGCTGTTCCGGTGCTGGCATGGCTCCACGATCAAGCTGACCGGATCCAGCTCGGGGTTACGCCAAGCGGTGAGACGCTTCGTCGGCTCTGGCATTATGAGCCGGCCTACTGGCCTTCGGACGGCGCCCTGACCGCTATTGCCGAGTGGCTAGCGGATGCGGTCATGGAGGCGGACACCGATCTGCTGGTGCTGACGGACAATCTCCGGCTACACGAGATCGCTTCCATACGCGGGCCAGATGCCGACATCGACGTCATGGGGCTGCACGGTCTGCTGGAGCTGGCCGAAGCGCAGGGACTGGTCGCCTCTGCAACAGACCGGTTGATTGGCTGTTCGCTACAGCAACGGGTCACCCACCGACGCCGCCGATAGTCACGCTGGACGGATTGAGACCGTTAGCAAGCTACCGCTTCTTACCAAATATCCGCGCAACGATCTCGTCGTCGCTTAGGCCCTGCATCGGGTTACTTGGCAGTCTGGGTGCCGTCGGCATAGGCACAGGAGGAGGCAACTTCCGACCTCCTCTCAACGAGACTGGCTTGAACTGGGGTTCCATCTGGGCGAGCTCCTCCGGCTCAAGAGGTTCTTGCCAAGGAGATAACTTCGCCCCCGTATTTGGCGCACTTGAACGGTCATTTTCTTGCGGACCAGGATATATGGTCATCTGGAGTCTGTTTCCAGCCGTGCTCCGAATACGTCCAGGTGAAATCCCTGCAGCAAGGGCCAGCCGCCGGGCGTTCTCCGATGCCAGCCGCTCTCGCTCCATCTGTCGTGCCTCGCAAGCCTTCTTGCGCAGGACGGCACCGCTCATCGGAATGCCGGTTTT
Coding sequences within it:
- a CDS encoding CopG family ribbon-helix-helix protein, whose translation is MAVSVKLDDALKGRVQHLAASQRRTSHWIMREAIQQYVEREEARESFRQEALASWAEYQETGQHLTGDETRTWLQGWGNGPETDAPPCHE
- a CDS encoding type II toxin-antitoxin system RelE/ParE family toxin, which encodes MPRVVVTAGAVRGLERCRQFLAEKDSRAAGRAGSLIERQFLLLEGSPEIGRPLDEQPELRELVIGFGEAGYVALYQYAPGDEAVFVLAFRHQKEAGY
- a CDS encoding DUF4435 domain-containing protein, which produces MSMRTDKPQVTTDELFELLKRTSLTTILVEGKDDIIFYRKIEEELREYNIDMLPAGNKNSVLELRDRISQISVLATVIFIVDKDLWVHSNPGEDLCPVGVLTTDGYSIENDLFADGDIEALLDTRELDQYHSDIVKFLKWYALAVSRALHGKDSAFRTHPGKVLDDIDFYLEQTKLSEGEAYPVDLLDFIKTNYKRVLRGKSLIAIAQRRFSANGRDVKHSTKQLIAFGASRRGENFRRICKLIRGELA